Sequence from the Aquimarina sp. Aq107 genome:
TCCAGATGTGCAGGTGTTTGATGCTGAAGGAAAATATCTTTTGCCAGGAGTTATAGATGATCAAGTTCATTTTAGAGAACCAGGGCTAACACATAAGGCCACGATAGAGACAGAATCTAGAGCTGCTATAGCCGGAGGAATTACCTCTTTTATTGAGATGCCAAATACAAATCCACAGACAACTACGATAGAAAAGCTTGAAGAAAAGTTTGATATAGCGGCTAAAACTAGTTATGCTAACTACTCTTTTATGTTTGGAGGGACAAATGATAATCTCGAGGAAATACTAAAAGTAGATCCGAATAATGTAGCAGGTCTTAAGTTATTTTTAGGTTCCTCTACAGGGAATATGTTAGTTGATAATCCTGAAGTGTTAGAAAAAATATTTTCATCGACGGACTTGTTAATTTCGGTACATTGTGAGGATGAGGAAACTATTAAAAATAATACTGCAATATATAAAGAACGATATGGAGATGATATTCCTATTGATATGCACCCTATAATTAGAAGTGAAGAAGCCTGCTATTTATCATCTTCTAGAGCTGTTGCTTTAGCTAAAAAAACCGGAGCGAGGTTGCATGTTTTTCATCTTTCTACGGCAAAGGAATTAGAGTTATTTACAAATAAAATACCATTAAAAGATAAAAAAATTACGGCAGAGGTATGTATACACCACCTTTGGTTTTCTAATGAGGATTATAGGCAAAAAGGTACTTTGATAAAATGGAATCCTGCTGTGAAAACATCAAAAGATAGAGATGCTTTGTTTCAAGCATTGCTTGATGATAAATTAGACGTGATTGCTACAGATCATGCTCCTCATACTAAAGAGGAAAAAGACAATGTATATACAAAAGCTCCTTCAGGAGGACCATTAGTACAGCATGCATTACCTGCTATGTTGGAGTTTTATCATAGAGATAAGATTTCTTTAGAAAAAATTGTAGAGAAAATGTGTCATAATCCTGCGATCTTATTTCAGGTAGAGAAGAGAGGTTACATTAAAGAAGGGTATTGTGCTGATGCGGTTTTAGTGGATCTAAATGCTCCGTGGACTGTTAATACTGATAATATAGCATATAAATGCGGTTGGTCACCATTTGAGGGAACTACCTTTAAGTCAAGAATCACTCACACGTTCGTTAATGGAAGTTTAGTATACAAGAATTTTAAATTTTATGACGTGAAAAATGCGCAACGATTAACTTTTGATAGATGAAAAAGAGCTTAGTATATAGTGTTTTTGCAATCATTTTGGTTAGTTTTTCTTGTCAAAAATTAAACTCACCAGATAAGCCTGATAATCTTATTGCAGAGGACAAGATGGTTGAAATACTTACAGATATTGCCTTTGTAAAAGCGGCAAAAGGAAGTTATAAAAAGGTTTTTGATATCCAGAAAATAAACCCGGAATCTTATATTCTCGAAAAACATGGGATTGATAGTTTAGTTTTTGAAGCTAATAATAATTGGTATACCAGTCAGTTGGATCAATATGAAGAGATTTTCAATAAAGTGAAAAGTAATTTAGAAGTCTCAAAAATTAAATTTGAAAAATTAAAAAAGGAAGAGGATTCATTAAAAAAGATATCAGACTCTATTAAAAGGGTAAAAAATAACCTTAAAGATGATAAAATTTTACCCGAAGATCTGGATGAACTAGAATCGATTAAGGAAGAACTAATGGACGTAGAAAAGGAAAATGCTGTAAAGAAAAGAAGCCTTCCTAATGCTGCTTCTGGAAAAAAGAAGCAGTAGTTTCAATAGCTTTTTCCATAGGAGTGAAACTATAGGTAAGTTCTTTTTTTATTTTATCATTTTCGTAAAAGGAATTAGAGAAAGCACTTTTTATAGAAGACTTAAATATGGTTCTTTTTGTTCTAAAGAATATATGGCTGAACTTTTGTAAGTAAAAGGCAACTTTCATTAAAAATGGAGATACTTTCTTTTTGGGAGTAGGTTTATTAAGTGCCTTAGCAATCATTGAGAATGCACTTTTAAAGCTCAAGTTTTCTGAAACTAATATGTATCGCTGATTTTTTATTTCACTATTCATAAGTCGATGCATTATTTTTACTACATCATTTACAGCTACATATCCTGTGGTGCCTGTGGTATAGAATTTCATTCCTTTATGGATTTTCTTAAATAAATATCCACTTCCAGAATTATAGAAACCACGACCAATAATAATACCCGGATTTACAATTACAGTATCTAATCCTTCTTGTGTACCACGCCAAACTTCCATTTCGGCACCATATTTTGTAATAGCATAAACAGAATCAGAAATTTCTGGATTCCACTCCGAAGTTTCATTAATTGGTTTTTGTAAATTGTTTTCGCTTATTGTTGCTATGGAACTTACATAGCAAAGCTTCTGTATATTATGAATCAGCGATAAATTTACAATATTAGCAGTGCCTTGTATATTAGTTTTACGAAGTTTTTTATAGTGAGAAGGGTTAAATGATATCATAGCTGCGCAATGGTATACATGAGTGATTCCATCAAAAGCGTTTGTAAGATTAGGAATATCATTAAGATCGCCTTGTACCCAATCTATAGTATCGAATGCATTTTTATCTTCAGGTTTACAGCATTGAACAAATATATTTTTTGCATATTCTTTTTTATCAATTGTTCTGTATAATGC
This genomic interval carries:
- a CDS encoding dihydroorotase, with protein sequence MNSVLIKNANIVNEGKIFNGDVYIENGFFKEIASQISAKSPDVQVFDAEGKYLLPGVIDDQVHFREPGLTHKATIETESRAAIAGGITSFIEMPNTNPQTTTIEKLEEKFDIAAKTSYANYSFMFGGTNDNLEEILKVDPNNVAGLKLFLGSSTGNMLVDNPEVLEKIFSSTDLLISVHCEDEETIKNNTAIYKERYGDDIPIDMHPIIRSEEACYLSSSRAVALAKKTGARLHVFHLSTAKELELFTNKIPLKDKKITAEVCIHHLWFSNEDYRQKGTLIKWNPAVKTSKDRDALFQALLDDKLDVIATDHAPHTKEEKDNVYTKAPSGGPLVQHALPAMLEFYHRDKISLEKIVEKMCHNPAILFQVEKRGYIKEGYCADAVLVDLNAPWTVNTDNIAYKCGWSPFEGTTFKSRITHTFVNGSLVYKNFKFYDVKNAQRLTFDR
- a CDS encoding NAD-dependent epimerase/dehydratase family protein → MILVTGATGLVGTHLLIKLVEEKHQVRALYRTIDKKEYAKNIFVQCCKPEDKNAFDTIDWVQGDLNDIPNLTNAFDGITHVYHCAAMISFNPSHYKKLRKTNIQGTANIVNLSLIHNIQKLCYVSSIATISENNLQKPINETSEWNPEISDSVYAITKYGAEMEVWRGTQEGLDTVIVNPGIIIGRGFYNSGSGYLFKKIHKGMKFYTTGTTGYVAVNDVVKIMHRLMNSEIKNQRYILVSENLSFKSAFSMIAKALNKPTPKKKVSPFLMKVAFYLQKFSHIFFRTKRTIFKSSIKSAFSNSFYENDKIKKELTYSFTPMEKAIETTASFFQKQH
- a CDS encoding DUF4296 domain-containing protein — encoded protein: MKKSLVYSVFAIILVSFSCQKLNSPDKPDNLIAEDKMVEILTDIAFVKAAKGSYKKVFDIQKINPESYILEKHGIDSLVFEANNNWYTSQLDQYEEIFNKVKSNLEVSKIKFEKLKKEEDSLKKISDSIKRVKNNLKDDKILPEDLDELESIKEELMDVEKENAVKKRSLPNAASGKKKQ